One Pyrus communis chromosome 13, drPyrComm1.1, whole genome shotgun sequence genomic window carries:
- the LOC137713163 gene encoding mitogen-activated protein kinase homolog MMK2-like: protein MAAKESSSAAAAASSDGKIKRVLTHGGRYAQYNVFGNLFEVSSKYVPPIRPIGRGSYGIVCAAVNSETHEEVAIKKIGNAFDNIIDAKRTLREIKLLRHMDHENVISIKDIVRPPKTETFNDVYIVYELMDTDLHQIIRSDQPLTDDHCQYFLYQLLRGLKYVHSAHVLHRDLKPSNLLLNANCDLKIGDFGLARTTSETDFMTEYVVTRWYRAPELLLNCSEYTAAIDIWSVGCILGEIMTREPLFPGKDYVHQLRLITELIGSPDDASLGFLRSDNARRYAKQLPQFQRQQFAARFPNMSPGAVDLLEKMLVFDPSRRITVDEALCHPYLSSLHDNNDEPICARPFHFDFEQPLCTEEHIKDLIWQEAVKFNPDPTH, encoded by the exons ATGGCTGCCAAGGAGTCGAGCTCtgcagctgctgctgcttcgTCGGACGGAAAAATCAAAAGGGTGCTCACCCATGGCGGTAGATATGCGCAGTACAATGTGTTTGGTAACTTGTTCGAAGTCTCCAGCAAGTACGTGCCCCCCATTAGGCCTATTGGGAGAGGTTCTTATGGCATTGTCTG TGCGGCTGTCAATTCAGAGACCCATGAGGAAGTTGCAATTAAGAAGATTGGTAATGCTTTTGACAATATAATAGACGCCAAAAGGACATTAAGAGAAATCAAGCTTCTTCGCCACATGGACCATGAAAat GTTATTTCTATCAAGGACATTGTACGACCACCAAAAACAGAGACCTTTAATGATgtctacattgtttatgaactAATGGACACTGATCTTCATCAGATCATTCGTTCTGACCAACCACTAACAGATGATCATTGTCAG TACTTTCTGTATCAGCTGTTACGAGGACTAAAATATGTGCACTCGGCACATGTCTTGCACCGTGATCTGAAGCCAAGTAATCTGCTTCTGAATGCTAACTGTGACCTTAAAATCGGAGATTTTGGACTAGCAAGAACAACATCTGAGACAGATTTCATGACCGAGTATGTTGTCACTCGTTGGTACCGAGCACCAGAGTTGCTACTTAATTGTTCAGAGTACACTGCTGCAATTGATATCTGGTCTGTTGGTTGCATACTTGGTGAAATCATGACGAGAGAACCTTTGTTTCCTGGGAAAGATTATGTCCATCAGCTGAGGCTTATTACGGAG TTGATAGGTTCACCTGATGATGCGAGCCTCGGATTTCTTCGAAGTGACAATGCCCGAAGATATGCAAAACAGCTTCCACAATTCCAGAGGCAACAATTCGCTGCTAGATTCCCTAACATGTCTCCTGGGGCTGTGGATCTGCTGGAAAAAATGCTTGTGTTCGATCCTAGTAGACGCATTACTG TTGATGAGGCACTTTGTCACCCATACTTGTCGTCCCTTCACGACAACAATGATGAGCCCATCTGCGCAAGGCCGTTCCATTTTGATTTTGAGCAACCATTATGCACTGAAGAGCACATCAAAGATCTCATCTGGCAAGAAGCAGTGAAGTTCAATCCAGACCCAACCCATTAA
- the LOC137713162 gene encoding probable polygalacturonase: MLQLSEMVMAVVFVVLLATTKGVESRKARRENAGGEYFEYCAISCRAKSASLTDYGGVGDGTTSNTKAFQEAITHLSQYESEGGSQLVVPPGKWLTGSFNLTSHFTLYLHKDAVLLASQDESEWPVIEPLPSYGRGRDNTDGGRFISLIFGTNLTDVVITGDNGTIDGQGEVWWQKFKKGLLNYTRPYLIEIMYSEKIQISNLTLVNSPSWNVHPIYSSNVLVQGITILAPVTSPNTDGINPDSCTNTRIEDCYIVSGDDCIAVKSGWDEYGIAFGMPTKQLVIRRLTCISPFSAVIALGSEMSGGIQDVRAEDIFAIDSESGVRIKTAVGRGGFVKDIYVRGMTMKTMKWAFWMTGNYGSHADNGYDPNALPVIQNINYHDMVAENVTMAAKLEGIPGDPFTGICISNVTITLAKKAKKLPWNCTDIAGISSGVVPQPCQALADQGPGNVTACNFPEESLPIDNVQVQVCSYRREHW; the protein is encoded by the exons atgttgcAGTTATCTGAGATGGTGATGGCAGTAGTATTTGTTGTTTTATTGGCCACAACAAAAGGAGTTGAAAGCCGCAAGGCTCGGAGGGAGAATGCAGGAGGAGAATACTTCGAGTACTGCGCCATAAGTTGCAGAGCCAAAAGTGCTTCTCTGACAGATTATGGAGGAGTTGGCGATGGAACGACATCAAACACTAAGGCTTTTCAAGAAGCAATCACTCATCTGAGTCAGTACGAGTCAGAAGGCGGGTCACAACTCGTTGTCCCTCCTGGTAAATGGTTAACTGGCAGCTTCAACCTCACCAGCCATTTCACGCTTTATCTCCATAAGGATGCAGTTCTTCTTGCTTCTCAG GACGAGAGCGAATGGCCGGTGATTGAACCCCTTCCGTCGTACGGCCGAGGAAGGGACAACACAGATGGTGGAAGATTCATCAGTCTGATATTTGGAACCAATCTCACTGACGTTGTAATAACAG GTGACAATGGCACCATCGATGGACAAGGTGAAGTATGGTGGCAGAAATTCAAAAAGGGACTGTTAAATTACACGCGACCGTACCTGATCGAAATCATGTACTCCGAAAAAATCCAGATTTCCAACCTCACTTTGGTTAATTCTCCTTCATGGAATGTTCATCCCATTTACAGCAG CAATGTTCTTGTTCAAGGCATTACAATCCTTGCACCAGTGACATCTCCAAACACAGATGGGATCAACCCCG ATTCTTGCACAAATACTCGAATTGAGGACTGCTACATTGTCTCTGGGGATGATTGCATAGCAGTAAAGAGCGGTTGGGATGAGTATGGAATTGCTTTCGGGATGCCTACGAAACAGCTTGTGATCAGACGGCTGACATGCATTTCTCCATTCAGTGCAGTGATTGCACTTGGGAGCGAGATGTCAGGTGGAATCCAAGATGTGAGGGCGGAGGATATTTTTGCCATTGACTCGGAATCAGGAGTTCGAATCAAAACTGCTGTGGGAAGAGGAGGGTTTGTGAAAGACATATACGTGAGAGGAATGACTATGAAAACAATGAAATGGGCGTTTTGGATGACAGGAAACTACGGATCCCATGCAGATAATGGCTACGATCCGAATGCCCTTCCTGTGATTCAGAATATAAATTATCATGACATGGTTGCTGAGAATGTGACAATGGCAGCTAAGTTGGAGGGGATTCCTGGCGATCCGTTTACAGGGATTTGCATATCGAACGTTACGATTACACTGGCAAAGAAGGCGAAGAAATTACCGTGGAATTGCACTGATATTGCCGGGATTTCAAGCGGCGTGGTTCCTCAGCCATGTCAGGCTCTGGCAGACCAGGGTCCAGGCAATGTTACAGCATGCAATTTTCCAGAAGAGAGCCTGCCAATTGATAATGTTCAGGTTCAGGTGTGCTCTTACAGGAGGGAGCACTGGTGA